ATATAGATTTTGACCTTCACTTTTTTTTCCATGTGACACTATCTACAGAACTTCCTTTGTTATGCAAGAGATCAACCTCACTCTTCTCTTTAACTGCTTCCGCTATGAACTACTAATGCAAAAATTTGTTATGTTACAACTTGCAAATAATAATCAAGGAATCTATATACTCCTTTGTATAGCATTTAGTGGCAACAGAAGCTAATCTTAAACAAAGGTTCTGTCACCTCATGCTCAGCAAACTTTGTATCATCTGTAGAGTGCTGTGTAGAGGTCAGCAACCTAAACCATCTCCAGAATTTTCACATTCCCCGTCGAATTTGCGGCGAGCAAGGTGGACGACTGACCCCGCCAACAAACCGACGACACGAATTGCGCCGTGTCATCCACTTCGTTACCGGAAAGAGGGTCTGTGTTCTGAAACTTGAATGACAGTGCAGGCATAGGGAAGGCTTTGTGGTATATGAAAACCTGATCCACACAGAATGTTTACCTTCATTAGTACTCTAAAATCAACAGAAAACTGATAGATAGACAGATAAGGGGAATGAATGAAATACCTCATTTGTCTCTGAACCAGTGGCAATGTAACCATCAGATACTGATAACCCCACAAAGTTCTGCAGCAAAGGAAAGATGCATCAGCAAGACAATACATAGTGCTTATAAGGTGcctcaaaattgaaaataaaaagtgacTTATGAGAAAATGTATGGAAATTAATAGTAAATGACCTTACTTAGAATATAatataggttaaatatatttttagtctgtCAACTTGGACGCGAAATTGATATTCGTCCATAGATACATTTtggttctcaaactttaaaaatgaatggatataattcttttaatccaACAATATTAACtcttttttatgtgttaaacaGTTTTCCAAATTGGCATTTGAGTGAGAACATAtcaaatggtataaacaatATAAATGTAAGCCTAGAACATcatttaacacaaaaaaaaaattaatgtagttgggttaatatttattcatttttagaaTTTGAGAACCAAAATGTACCGAAAGGAATTCAAATTTCATGTCTaagtttagaaactaaaaacatatttatcctTGTAATATTTCATGCATTGTCACACACATGTCTATCAATTAATTTGAGCCGTATATGGATCCCAAACATTAAGAACAAGACATGCTACTCCATGAACAAGGATTAATAAAAAAGTCCTTATACTGAGAGAACTCATGACAGTAAACACAAAAGTTTCTTTTTGTGAAAAGATATATACCTTAACATTCACGTGACCTGTGAATGATTGAATCGGTGTGTCTATAACTCGAGATGCACACGCGGACAAATCCCAAAGCTTCAAAGTGTTATCTGTGGAAGCTGAGACAAGGTTGACAGTGTCTACAAACTTGATGTAGCTAACAGTCTTGTTATGTCCAACCAAAGTACAGAGCGGCATTTTAAGGTTGCGAAGATCATAGTAATATATGCGATGATCTGCTGAACCAAATGCAAGGAAACGAGAAGAATCCAGAGGGAACTGAACACAGCATACATTTGCCTTGGTTTTGATGGTTCCAACACTAACTCCCTGCAGAAACATCCCAGGTGAGAGAAACAACTCATTACACATCCAGCATAATATACACAAAACATGCAACAGATGACTGCAGTACGTTTAGTTTCAAAGCTGACATCCACCAAGTGCAAAAATGGAATTGCCTGATTGATACTCCATAGCTTGACAGAACCATCATCGCTCCCACTTGCCAACATTGTTGGATCTGCTGACGAGAAATCGATCGACCACACACGCCGCTCGTGCTCCCTCATCTCAGACAGTACTTGACTTCTTGTCACATCCCACAACTGAATAACAAGACAAGTTACAACATTGTTGTACATTCCATAAACAACTCATGCATGGCAATGGACAATGGACTTACTTACCTGCACAACACCTTCAAAGTTGCTTGAAGCAATTTGGCTTTTGATGTATGCATTCCAACATAAACTGCTTAACTTTGACCTGCTAGCCATCTCCACAACTGGGTAGTGGATATCACGATCCTCGTTTATGATTGAATCACATTCAAACACTTTAATCTTCTTATTCACACCAGCAGTAGCAAAAAATTCTCCATCACGATCAAAACTGAGTGAGCATACAAGGTTGGATGAATGCAATAGATCCCCTTGTTTTAGGTCAGCCTTAACCTTTATCTTGCTGAATGATAAATACTTGCACAAACCCTCAAGAAAAGGATTTATCCAAGCACTTGCTCCCTCCCTGCACTGCTCTTTTGATTTCATGTCATTGATGCAACTTCTTTCAGTCAAAACAACAGATCCTCTACCATCACTTGTTATAGGAGGATGCCTACTCACCAGTTTCCCAGACGGATAGGCCGGTCTACATCGCGTTAAAAAGTATGCAGACTCAAGTTTTTTAAAGTTCTTCATCAGCCGTGAACTTTTTGAAAGAAAACTTCCATTACTTTTCTGATCATCCcctccatcatcatcatcatcacattCCTCATTGTTTTTAGCATGAGTCCCTAGCCTCACTCGTTTTCTAGTCCCTACATATGCAGAATCATCACTGTCCACAACTGTCATTGATGGAAAACTTGATGCTGAACGATCATCACTCCCCAGTTCAGTACCAGTAATCTCTTTAAATCTAACTTGCTGCTTTGTCACTTCTTCAATATCTGAGCACAGAAAAGAGATAGTGTGTTGCAACTTCTCAGCAACTTCCTGTTTTCTCTGTTGAAGTAACAAAAGGAATTCTAGCAGCAACTCCTTATCCTCTATCCTTTGTCTCAGCTCTATCGCTGCTTCACGTTCTTCCATGTCATCTCTTTGCTCATTAAGGAACTCACTCTGCAACAACTCCCTGCAACACAACAATTGGTTTAGAAAATGTGTAATGTTTCTAACAATGGACACTAGTTGTATCCATATAGCATATATGGTGCAAAAAGCTATGATTCTTCACGTGAGACAAAAGCCAATTGAAGCTTCAAGTTCCCATGAATTCTTATAGagagaaacattaaaaaaatcttattttggGTAGAAATTCCTAAAATATTTCAGCAACAAAGCAAATGCAACACAATACTGTCATATTTGTTTTGGCAAATGATTTATTACCTATCTTCCACCttcacaaaaattataaatattagatcttgaaaaactaaatcaatCCAACACAGCAAGATTAGGAAAAAGTTACCACATAAACTCTCATGTTCatcctttattattattgaaccTATTTAACTAGTTTCTGGGATAGACACTTCATAGTGGGCCTTGAATCTGAGAGATAAGCAAATCAGACACTTTAAAGCTTATATAATCTCAGGAATTTAATGTAAAAACAGATAATAAAGacttaattcaaaataaattgccAATTAGCAGAATCAAAAAGCTTTTAGTATCTCATAAATTGAAGAATTGGAAAACAAGAAGGGGTAAGAAAACCAGGCATTCAAATGGCAGGTAATTGGGAAACATCACAAACAAGTTGGAATTTTGTtatgtaatattaaaaaaaaaagtaaaaaccaTGCGATGAAGACAATTACCCCAGTGTTGGACGACTACTAGGGTCAGGATGCAGTAACCACAAGCAAAAGGAAGCTTCTTTGGGCCACTTTAGAAGTAACTGTGGAGGAAGAACCCTATGTCTAAGGCTAGACATGGTTCTACTCTTTTCTTCTCTCGAACTTAGCGGACAAAATAGCTGGTCACATGCAAGATAATAAAATTAGAGTACATAAAAATGTAAACAGGGACTTTCAACACTATATCTTACATCCATTGTGACAACAAAGTGAAGAAGATAAAGTATATCAAAGCACcctattaaaatataagaacttAAGAGTTACACAGTTTCTGTTATGAACCTCAAAAAGAAGAACCCCTAATCGATAAACATCTGAAGCACAAGAACTAGAGTCACCAGCAACCTCTTCAGGACTAGAGTACCAACTCATCTCCATTAGCAGTATCTGCTTCATTGGAAATGATTGCTTCTTCCCTTCTACTTCCTCATCCTTCCTCCTATCTTTCATTTTATGTTCTTCTGTTTCTTCTATCAAAGATGCACGAGCTGCATACACAGCACTCGACAACATGCAACTAGAATCAGAGCGAGCAGTGGTTGTAGAAGTCTTGACAGGCACAAAATCTTCACTTCCCAAGCTCTGCTGATGCATATCATGGGGACAGAGAGATGTTGGAGTTTTGATCTCACCACCTTGGTCGTTCAATCCTTCTCCTAAAGAATCCGAGCCAGTATCTGAACAAGATGCTGATTCAATAAACGAGATATGGTTGAAAGAAGACATGACAAAACAGGAAGGCCTCACATTATGAACTACAACTCCTTGAGAATGCGCTACACTAACAATTTCTACTATTTGCCTAAATATGTGCAAGCATTCAAAGGCCTCGACCGATCGTTCTGGTTTATCCAACCATTGCCTCAAGCTAATATCACCCCATTCCACAGCACCATAAAAGGGGTCAACATCCACTTCATCTTCacacaacccagaaaacccACCACCCAAATTTTTAGCTTGATCACCTTTGGTTTCTGGATAATGAACTCTTTGGTTTCTGTCCGAGACACCAGAACTGTTCAAAGCCCTGGAACTGCCAGAATTCTGAAAAGCAGACCCTGAAGAACCCTCCATCTTCATCCAGTTAGAGTTGCATGTAGGCCAAGTCCAACAACACATCCAAAAACTATGATCCTCCTCCAACTTCCCTCACACTCTTGCACCTCCACCATCACCATTATAACTCAAAACTCATTTCACTGCCTCCAGAAAAACCACAAAAACCCTTGTATCAAAATCTACCTCTCACCCTTTTTACACTTTACACGATCACAACTTCCTGTGAAGTCAGCACCACGAAATCACAAACTCTTCAGTATGCAATCTTACCCTTTAAACAAAAACCAATATATATTCAGATAAAGCAAAAAGAAAAGCATTTTTTTAACAGGGACAGATTAAAATCCAAGAAACCAAGaaccaaaccaaaagaaaaagataCACGGACCCTTCCACAAAGGTTAAAGGTTTCTCAACTCCAACACTAGAGGAAACATACACAGACCCTCCAAAAAAAGCACCAAACTTTATCCAGATTGATCAAAATTTCCCACCACCCACCCATCAGAGTTAGTGAATAGGTAGATAGAGAGGTACATGTTTAGAGACACATAGACAAAGAGAGAAAGACGAAGAAGaagagacagagagagagagagatagaggTGTACCAGTGACACCATAGGAGGATCTCCTGTTTCTGCTAGGCCAACCTCGCAACAGAACCACACAACAAAAACTTTCTAGTTGCACACAAGCACACTGAAGCTTAACAGCCTCATAAATTCCaaacatttttcttattataaaaaaagcacaaaaaagagaaaaaaacacacaataaaaaaataaaacaaaagtacAGAACAAACAACACCTCCCCCACAGAAACAACAGTaccaataatataaaagaaaaaaaaaactgataatggaataaagaaaatgtttgGAATTAACAAAAGTAAAGTTTTGCCGTACTTTGCAACTCTTTAACCTCTCATCGCAGTCTCAGTTTGTTTCCACGTTGGgtattctattattttgttaCCCTTTTGAGCATTGAGTCAAGGACTCTGCATTTCATTTGCTCTTCATTTTCGTTATCTTTCCCTTCCTTCATACGTGGCTCTACCATGGCCTCAAAGGGTTCTGTGtgagagattttttttattattataattcttGGGTCATCTTTGAAATTTCCAAAAAGTCACGcacacatatattattttattaagattcTGCTAACAAGTACTATATTTTCCTATAATTACTGTTCTTTCTTTTctaatgacatttttttattgatcaATAATAAAGATCCATAGATAGATCGATATAAAAATCTTATCATAAACTATAGTTTTTAccataagtaatttttttttctctcatacTTTTCGTTTACTCATTCACACAGTtaagaacataataaaaaaatgaatatgaaataaacatgtgACAGAAGAAGAGGGAGCAGAAAATATAGAATATGTGGTATCAGATTTCGAAACACATGGCCTATCCCAAAGTGGAAAAATCATATCCTCTTGGTTATTAGTGACGGAGACATTAAGctaataaacaattaatttagA
This region of Vigna unguiculata cultivar IT97K-499-35 chromosome 5, ASM411807v1, whole genome shotgun sequence genomic DNA includes:
- the LOC114185406 gene encoding protein SPA1-RELATED 3-like isoform X1 gives rise to the protein MCCWTWPTCNSNWMKMEGSSGSAFQNSGSSRALNSSGVSDRNQRVHYPETKGDQAKNLGGGFSGLCEDEVDVDPFYGAVEWGDISLRQWLDKPERSVEAFECLHIFRQIVEIVSVAHSQGVVVHNVRPSCFVMSSFNHISFIESASCSDTGSDSLGEGLNDQGGEIKTPTSLCPHDMHQQSLGSEDFVPVKTSTTTARSDSSCMLSSAVYAARASLIEETEEHKMKDRRKDEEVEGKKQSFPMKQILLMEMSWYSSPEEVAGDSSSCASDVYRLGVLLFELFCPLSSREEKSRTMSSLRHRVLPPQLLLKWPKEASFCLWLLHPDPSSRPTLGELLQSEFLNEQRDDMEEREAAIELRQRIEDKELLLEFLLLLQQRKQEVAEKLQHTISFLCSDIEEVTKQQVRFKEITGTELGSDDRSASSFPSMTVVDSDDSAYVGTRKRVRLGTHAKNNEECDDDDDGGDDQKSNGSFLSKSSRLMKNFKKLESAYFLTRCRPAYPSGKLVSRHPPITSDGRGSVVLTERSCINDMKSKEQCREGASAWINPFLEGLCKYLSFSKIKVKADLKQGDLLHSSNLVCSLSFDRDGEFFATAGVNKKIKVFECDSIINEDRDIHYPVVEMASRSKLSSLCWNAYIKSQIASSNFEGVVQLWDVTRSQVLSEMREHERRVWSIDFSSADPTMLASGSDDGSVKLWSINQGVSVGTIKTKANVCCVQFPLDSSRFLAFGSADHRIYYYDLRNLKMPLCTLVGHNKTVSYIKFVDTVNLVSASTDNTLKLWDLSACASRVIDTPIQSFTGHVNVKNFVGLSVSDGYIATGSETNEVFIYHKAFPMPALSFKFQNTDPLSGNEVDDTAQFVSSVCWRGQSSTLLAANSTGNVKILEMV
- the LOC114185406 gene encoding protein SPA1-RELATED 3-like isoform X2, yielding MCCWTWPTCNSNWMKMEGSSGSAFQNSGSSRALNSSGVSDRNQRVHYPETKGDQAKNLGGGFSGLCEDEVDVDPFYGAVEWGDISLRQWLDKPERSVEAFECLHIFRQIVEIVSVAHSQGVVVHNVRPSCFVMSSFNHISFIESASCSDTGSDSLGEGLNDQGGEIKTPTSLCPHDMHQQSLGSEDFVPVKTSTTTARSDSSCMLSSAVYAARASLIEETEEHKMKDRRKDEEVEGKKQSFPMKQILLMEMSWYSSPEEVAGDSSSCASDVYRLGVLLFELFCPLSSREEKSRTMSSLRHRVLPPQLLLKWPKEASFCLWLLHPDPSSRPTLGELLQSEFLNEQRDDMEEREAAIELRQRIEDKELLLEFLLLLQQRKQEVAEKLQHTISFLCSDIEEVTKQQVRFKEITGTELGSDDRSASSFPSMTVVDSDDSAYVGTRKRVRLGTHAKNNEECDDDDDGGDDQKSNGSFLSKSSRLMKNFKKLESAYFLTRCRPAYPSGKLVSRHPPITSDGRGSVVLTERSCINDMKSKEQCREGASAWINPFLEGLCKYLSFSKIKVKADLKQGDLLHSSNLVCSLSFDRDGEFFATAGVNKKIKVFECDSIINEDRDIHYPVVEMASRSKLSSLCWNAYIKSQIASSNFEGVVQLWDVTRSQVLSEMREHERRVWSIDFSSADPTMLASGSDDGSVKLWSINQAIPFLHLVDVSFETKRS